A DNA window from Hordeum vulgare subsp. vulgare chromosome 1H, MorexV3_pseudomolecules_assembly, whole genome shotgun sequence contains the following coding sequences:
- the LOC123397550 gene encoding serine/arginine repetitive matrix protein 1-like: protein MTTHPHPQLSPNYPITPPTIPAESPSCQHHEQPARRRRLLLPARPRRAGHGRRRPVRRARPRAPSLPHLRHALHGQRAQRRGLRQDPPRPDPPRQPRSRRGRRRRLREGEPLLSRSRSPPHTPPRRSRPSPAPLPSNRASSPPRPPPPRRPSTSGQLLPPPALPNAADRPEPALDCRAVVLLV from the exons ATGACCACGCACCCACATCCTCAACTCTCCCCAAACTACCCGATCACTCCTCCCACCATCCCTGCCGAATCACCGTCGTGCCAGCACCATGAGCAGCCCGCGCGTCGCCGCCGTCTACTACTTCCCGCAAGGCCACGCCGAGCAGGCCACGGCCGCCGTCGACCTGTCCGCCGCGCGCGTCCTCGCGCTCCTTCCCTACCGCATCTCCGTCATGCGCTTCATGGCCAACGCGCACAGCGACGAG GTCTTCGCCAAGATCCGCCTCGTCCCGATCCGCCACGGCAACCCCGCAGTCGACGTGGGCGCCGCCGTCGCCTAAGAGAGGGCGAACCACTCCTCTCACGCAGCCGCTCGCCGCCGCACACGCCCCCGCGCCGCTCGCGCCCGTCACC CGCGCCTCTCCCTTCCAACCGGGCCTCCTCGCCACCGCGccctccccctccccgccggccctCCACGAGTGGGCAGCTACTGCCGCCCCCTGCGCTACCCAACGCCGCCGACAGACCCGAGCCA GCTCTTGATTGCAGAGCTGTAGTCCTCCTGGTGTAA